The following coding sequences lie in one Sorghum bicolor cultivar BTx623 chromosome 6, Sorghum_bicolor_NCBIv3, whole genome shotgun sequence genomic window:
- the LOC110436417 gene encoding DNA mismatch repair protein MSH3-like, with the protein MGPGVSYRDLEACQMSNEALADDVVTARVRAAVAGDFQPERVNGLPMRPDEGSINLGSIDARSSRPPVKEDDVDHDRRRESAEKQKSAKDLEKKKEKEKNLEQQALEKRRAKSRQRGESEEESPDEDDGNDGDGDSDDSEGMAARLDKILEGPPQADVDVAQTGAPKRAAGGSRDGQRRGSSPSRSRADTPLVTAPGRVVSGPQPPPVSRVGHRVKSMATGPLTRGRAVALNQGEIGRGSSSPSTRQSWDVEPRPAPTLEKPGVSTRGGSRQAGRGAGKRAVLPVGLKRPLEQA; encoded by the exons atgggTCCTGGCGTCTCATATCGCGATCTCGAGGCGTGccagatgtccaacgaggcgctCGCGGATGACGTGGTCACCGCCAGAGTCAGGGCAGCCGTTGCGGGCGATTTTCAGCCTGAGCGTGTCAACGGCCTCCCCATGAGGCCCGATGAAGGGTCGATTAACCTG GGCTCGATCGACgctcggtcctcgaggcctccggtgaaGGAGGACGATGTCGATCATGATAGAAGGCGCGAGTCCGCGGAGAAGCAaaagtccgcaaaggacttagaaaagaagaaggagaaggagaagaaccTCGAGCAGCAAGCGCTCGAGAAACGCCGCGCGAAGTCAAGGCAGAGGGGGGAATCCGAGGAGGAATCTCCTGATGAAGACGATGGCAATGACGGTGATGGTGATAGCGatgactctgaggggatggcggctcgCCTTGACaaaatcctcgagggtccgccgcaAGCCGACGTCGACGTCGCGCAGACAGGAGCTCCTAAGAGGGCGGCGGGCGGATCCCGCGATGGTCAACGAAGGGGGTCTTCACCAAGCCGCTCTCGCGCCGACACCCCTCTCGTGACCGCGCCAGGTCGAGTCGTTTCCGGGCCTCAACCTCCTCCCGTATCTAGGGTGGGCCACCGGGTTAAGTCTATGGCGACGGGGCCGCTGACCCGTGGCCGTGCCGTGGCCTTGAATCAGGGGGAAATAGGCCGTGGGAGCTCTAGCCCCAGCACTCGCCAGTCGTGGGACGTCGAGCCGCGGCCCGCGCCTACCCTCGAGAAGCCTGGGGTCTCGACGCGGGGCGGTTCGAGACAAGCTGGTCGAGGTGCCGGCAAGCGGGCTGTTCTTCCCGTGGG GTTGAAGCGGCCGCTGGAACAAGCCTAG